A single window of Coleofasciculus sp. FACHB-1120 DNA harbors:
- the nusA gene encoding transcription termination factor NusA: protein MSMVSLRGLKELIDKISVERNLPKSSVQAALREALLKGYERYRRTQNLDKHHFDEDYFQNFEVELDLEQEGEEGFRVLATKTIVEKVNSGDHEISLEEVQKVAPEAAVGDTVVLDVTPDQTEFGRMAAIQTKQVLSQKLRDQQRKLVAEEFQELEGTVLQARVLRFERQSVILAVTSGFSQPEVEADLPKREQLPNDNYRANATFKVFLKKVREGPARGPQLLVSRAAAGLVVYLFANEVPEIEDEVVRIVAVAREANPPSRHVGPRTKIAVDTLERDVDPVGACIGARGSRIQVVVNELRGEKIDVIRWSPDPSTYISNALSPARVDEVRLINPDARQAHVLVAEDQLSLAIGKEGQNVRLAARLTGWKIDIKDIAKYDYEAESRNMAAIAAARQAQEEAEYEEEYDDEPEELERSAAVPSWQQNSDDFDDVEVDEVETTEV from the coding sequence ATGTCAATGGTTAGTCTACGTGGACTTAAAGAGCTAATCGATAAAATTAGTGTAGAGCGCAATTTACCCAAAAGTTCCGTTCAAGCAGCCCTACGAGAAGCTTTATTGAAAGGATACGAGCGATATCGCCGCACCCAAAACCTCGATAAACATCATTTTGATGAAGATTATTTTCAAAACTTTGAAGTCGAACTCGATCTAGAACAAGAAGGCGAAGAAGGCTTTCGCGTCTTGGCGACCAAAACCATCGTAGAAAAGGTGAATAGTGGCGACCATGAAATCAGTCTAGAAGAAGTGCAGAAAGTCGCTCCTGAGGCAGCTGTTGGCGACACGGTGGTTTTAGATGTGACCCCCGATCAAACTGAGTTCGGTCGCATGGCAGCAATTCAGACCAAGCAAGTGCTATCGCAAAAACTGCGAGATCAGCAGCGCAAACTCGTCGCAGAAGAGTTCCAAGAACTAGAAGGAACCGTTTTGCAGGCGCGAGTACTGAGATTTGAGCGACAATCCGTGATTCTAGCTGTCACTAGTGGGTTTAGTCAGCCAGAAGTAGAAGCCGACTTACCAAAACGCGAACAGCTACCCAACGATAATTATCGTGCCAATGCAACCTTCAAGGTATTTCTCAAAAAAGTACGCGAAGGTCCAGCGCGGGGACCACAATTGCTAGTGTCTAGAGCTGCCGCAGGTTTGGTTGTTTATCTATTTGCCAACGAAGTCCCAGAGATTGAGGATGAGGTGGTGCGGATTGTTGCAGTAGCGCGGGAAGCAAATCCCCCGTCTCGTCACGTTGGCCCGCGAACGAAAATCGCGGTCGATACCCTGGAGCGCGATGTAGATCCCGTGGGAGCCTGTATTGGTGCCAGGGGATCGCGGATTCAAGTGGTGGTGAATGAATTACGCGGCGAAAAAATTGATGTAATTCGTTGGTCGCCTGACCCATCTACTTATATTTCCAATGCTCTTTCACCCGCACGAGTGGATGAGGTGCGTCTGATTAACCCAGATGCTCGTCAGGCTCATGTTTTGGTGGCGGAGGATCAATTGAGTTTGGCAATCGGTAAAGAAGGTCAGAATGTCCGGCTAGCAGCCCGCCTGACTGGTTGGAAAATAGATATTAAAGATATTGCCAAGTACGATTACGAAGCGGAATCTCGGAATATGGCAGCGATCGCAGCCGCTCGGCAAGCCCAAGAGGAAGCTGAATATGAGGAAGAATACGATGATGAGCCGGAAGAACTGGAAAGATCCGCAGCCGTTCCTAGCTGGCAGCAGAACAGTGACGATTTTGATGATGTAGAGGTAGATGAGGTAGAAACCACGGAAGTTTAG
- a CDS encoding DUF6816 family protein encodes MLRVFWGCFLILGLLLWGGEAQAGVLADRLAQFPDWDSKPPVSAAKGDLVYPDWMEGTWNVTSTLVDLVAPLAPEIVTPGFESNRSQLNQPVSFPVRFKNQDAITVSTKGENQPVVADRAFNGLSIGKAYLGDRAILSVKVDPNSPNRQVTLLRGDRQLVSIVTSRGTETLAPDRFIATEVSQQVFRGTPQPYFNIVETTTAYHRIRSSIEADQVTAIYLSPQDPDYFKAVDQPVALYRYQLQLLPVE; translated from the coding sequence ATGCTACGAGTCTTTTGGGGTTGTTTCCTAATTTTGGGGTTGCTGCTATGGGGAGGAGAAGCGCAGGCGGGGGTTTTGGCTGACCGTTTGGCGCAGTTTCCTGACTGGGACAGTAAACCACCCGTCAGCGCCGCGAAGGGTGACTTAGTTTATCCTGACTGGATGGAAGGTACTTGGAACGTCACTAGTACGTTAGTGGATTTAGTGGCACCTTTAGCACCAGAAATTGTGACGCCTGGGTTTGAAAGCAATCGCTCCCAGCTGAATCAGCCAGTTAGTTTCCCAGTGCGATTCAAAAATCAAGACGCGATAACTGTCTCTACAAAAGGCGAAAATCAGCCGGTAGTGGCAGATCGGGCGTTTAATGGGTTGAGTATCGGGAAGGCATATTTGGGCGATCGCGCGATCCTCTCGGTCAAAGTCGATCCCAATTCTCCAAATCGTCAGGTGACTTTATTGCGAGGCGATCGCCAGCTAGTCTCAATTGTCACGAGTCGAGGCACCGAAACACTCGCCCCAGATCGCTTTATTGCCACAGAAGTGTCTCAGCAAGTTTTTCGCGGTACGCCTCAGCCGTATTTCAATATCGTAGAAACTACAACTGCTTATCACCGGATTCGTTCATCCATTGAAGCCGATCAAGTAACAGCAATTTACCTCTCGCCTCAAGATCCAGACTATTTCAAAGCCGTCGATCAACCCGTCGCACTTTATCGCTACCAACTACAACTTTTGCCAGTTGAATAG
- a CDS encoding YlxR family protein, with protein MEPNYRRCVSCRKVAPKSAFWRIVRVYPSQQLQLDRGMGRSAYLCPQESCLVAAQKKNRLGRALKVPVPEALYQTLWQRLATKLEGCDRSLLKSESSPQGRSLPSASDLKQPPE; from the coding sequence ATGGAACCAAACTACCGCCGTTGTGTGAGTTGCCGCAAAGTTGCGCCAAAATCGGCGTTTTGGCGAATTGTCAGAGTCTATCCGTCCCAGCAGTTACAATTAGATCGGGGGATGGGGCGATCTGCCTATCTTTGTCCCCAAGAAAGTTGTCTGGTGGCAGCTCAAAAAAAAAATCGGCTGGGCAGAGCGCTCAAAGTACCTGTTCCAGAAGCACTGTACCAAACCCTGTGGCAGCGCTTAGCGACTAAACTTGAAGGCTGCGATCGCTCTTTGCTAAAAAGCGAATCCAGCCCTCAAGGACGTTCCCTACCATCGGCATCAGACCTGAAACAGCCGCCCGAATGA
- a CDS encoding SRPBCC domain-containing protein, which translates to MASLYTEIEINAPKQEVWQVLLKKEKWYKWNTFLFDLDPTVPFKQGEEVLLSVRRVPGEEETEFQPLITRIQPGLCLAWVSSIPGFKNEYVFELQEIGIGRTKYFHRNTFSGVLTRVFMPFIRDDEQQGIKRMARELKRYVERM; encoded by the coding sequence ATGGCGAGTCTCTATACCGAAATTGAAATTAATGCTCCTAAGCAGGAAGTTTGGCAGGTTCTGTTGAAAAAAGAAAAGTGGTATAAGTGGAACACTTTTTTATTTGACCTCGATCCAACGGTGCCATTTAAACAGGGGGAAGAGGTTTTACTCTCTGTGCGGCGCGTACCAGGCGAGGAGGAAACAGAGTTTCAGCCGTTGATTACTAGAATACAGCCTGGACTTTGCCTCGCTTGGGTTTCCTCGATTCCTGGCTTTAAGAATGAGTATGTCTTCGAGTTGCAGGAGATTGGCATTGGACGAACTAAATACTTCCACCGCAACACGTTCTCAGGGGTGCTGACTCGTGTATTTATGCCCTTCATTCGGGATGATGAGCAGCAAGGCATCAAGCGGATGGCACGGGAGTTGAAGCGGTATGTGGAACGGATGTAA
- a CDS encoding filamentous hemagglutinin N-terminal domain-containing protein, translated as MSQPGRLLWVMGTIFLLWLNNSSRTLAQIIPDATLPNNTIAIPEGNAIRIEGGTQIGGNLFHSFTEFSIPINTEAFFKNTLDTQNIFSRVTGGNLSYIDGLIRANGTANLFLLNPKGIIFGQNAALNIGGSFLASTANSIQFSNETEFSATNPSAPPLLTMNIPIGLQFNDSNAGIIRIQGSGHNFRFGQTGGLEPNTKTDGLAVKPGKTLALVGREIALDGGNLRAESGAIELWSVTRGSLAMQVSSEQISFNNEQQLAELGNINLSGAASVDSSGAQGGSFQIQSRNLKLEQGSLIVSLTEGSQPGRSASINALDTVELIGRTADGRIGSGFFVQTNGEGKGGDLTITTNRLLLRDGASIGMGTNSSGNSGALRVQARDMQLGGLSANGGRLTGIFSNPTGASTGVGGDVIIDAKQLSLENGAVISVSTFGAGQSGNIIVRANQVQIRGTSATGGIGSGFYARTSLSNLESSPPPLTGNAGNVTVIADRLSFRDRATINVANFGKGNAGNINIRAATVELDNNSSIRATQRQAEQGNITIESQDLRLRRNSLITTDASNIILFDTGQTIVNNDISTNGGNIIIKTKTLVALENSDITANAQQSFGGQVRIDASGIFGTTFRSQTTSESDITATSSLGMQFSGSVQINTADVSPSTGLVALPENLTDISDQIAQGCSASRGNSFVVTGRGGLPADPNETLLGSTVWRDLRPRGGNASVPAPIPKIASARTPMVEATGWVKNSDGEVELVAKSINGMAQSSWDKIASCSVYK; from the coding sequence GTGAGCCAGCCTGGTCGGTTACTCTGGGTTATGGGTACGATTTTCCTTTTATGGTTAAATAATTCTAGTCGCACCTTAGCACAAATTATTCCGGATGCTACGCTACCAAATAATACCATTGCTATCCCAGAAGGCAACGCCATCCGCATTGAGGGCGGCACGCAAATAGGCGGCAATCTATTTCATAGCTTTACAGAATTTTCCATTCCCATAAACACTGAAGCTTTCTTTAAGAATACGCTGGACACTCAAAATATCTTCAGTCGCGTTACAGGTGGCAATCTTTCTTATATTGATGGATTGATTCGAGCTAACGGTACAGCTAATTTATTTCTACTCAATCCCAAGGGCATTATTTTTGGTCAAAATGCCGCCCTCAATATAGGTGGTTCCTTCCTCGCCTCGACTGCTAACAGCATTCAATTTAGCAATGAAACTGAGTTCAGCGCGACCAATCCCAGCGCTCCCCCATTGCTAACGATGAATATTCCAATAGGCTTACAATTTAACGATTCAAATGCAGGAATCATTCGCATTCAAGGATCGGGACACAATTTCAGGTTCGGACAGACAGGCGGACTAGAACCGAATACGAAAACCGATGGTCTAGCGGTGAAACCTGGTAAAACTTTAGCTTTAGTCGGGAGAGAAATCGCCTTAGATGGCGGTAATTTAAGGGCAGAGTCTGGAGCAATTGAACTTTGGTCGGTTACTCGTGGCTCATTGGCAATGCAAGTCAGCAGCGAACAAATCAGCTTCAACAATGAACAACAACTTGCAGAATTAGGAAATATTAATTTATCGGGTGCGGCTTCAGTGGATAGCAGCGGCGCACAGGGAGGTTCGTTTCAGATACAAAGCCGAAATCTGAAACTAGAACAAGGTTCGCTCATCGTATCCCTCACCGAAGGATCTCAACCGGGGAGAAGCGCCAGCATCAATGCTTTGGATACGGTGGAACTGATTGGTAGAACAGCGGATGGTAGAATCGGTAGCGGCTTTTTTGTTCAGACGAATGGTGAGGGAAAAGGCGGCGATTTAACAATTACAACCAATCGGTTGCTGCTGCGAGATGGAGCATCTATTGGTATGGGAACTAATAGTTCTGGGAATTCTGGTGCTTTACGAGTGCAAGCGAGGGATATGCAACTGGGGGGTCTTTCCGCGAATGGAGGGCGTCTGACGGGGATTTTTTCTAATCCTACTGGTGCCTCAACTGGAGTTGGCGGTGATGTCATTATTGATGCTAAACAACTATCCCTTGAAAATGGAGCGGTTATTTCTGTGTCTACCTTTGGCGCAGGTCAAAGTGGCAATATAATAGTTCGAGCCAATCAAGTACAAATACGAGGAACTTCTGCAACCGGGGGAATTGGTAGTGGTTTTTATGCCCGGACTAGCTTAAGCAATCTTGAAAGTTCTCCACCGCCTCTGACAGGAAATGCTGGCAATGTAACCGTAATTGCTGACAGATTAAGCTTTCGGGATCGGGCAACAATTAATGTTGCTAATTTTGGGAAAGGAAATGCTGGTAACATTAATATTCGCGCTGCCACAGTTGAGCTAGATAATAACTCAAGTATTAGAGCAACTCAGCGGCAGGCTGAACAGGGAAATATTACGATTGAATCCCAAGATTTGCGATTGCGACGCAACAGCCTAATTACTACTGATGCCAGTAACATCATCCTGTTTGATACGGGTCAGACGATCGTCAATAATGATATCAGTACCAATGGTGGCAACATCATTATTAAGACAAAAACGTTGGTCGCTTTAGAAAATAGCGATATTACTGCAAATGCTCAACAAAGCTTTGGGGGTCAAGTAAGAATTGATGCTAGCGGCATTTTTGGAACAACATTTCGTAGCCAAACTACTTCAGAAAGTGACATTACTGCTACTTCTAGTCTTGGAATGCAGTTTAGCGGCAGTGTCCAAATCAATACTGCCGATGTTAGCCCTTCTACTGGGTTGGTCGCATTGCCAGAAAATTTAACTGACATTAGCGATCAAATTGCCCAAGGTTGTTCGGCTTCCAGGGGTAATAGTTTTGTTGTCACCGGACGCGGCGGTTTGCCCGCAGACCCCAATGAAACTTTATTAGGAAGTACCGTTTGGCGGGATTTACGTCCCCGCGGGGGTAATGCCTCTGTACCCGCACCCATTCCCAAGATTGCCTCTGCACGTACTCCAATGGTCGAAGCAACTGGATGGGTAAAAAACTCTGATGGTGAGGTAGAGTTAGTCGCAAAATCTATCAATGGTATGGCTCAAAGTTCTTGGGATAAAATTGCTAGTTGCAGCGTTTATAAATAA
- a CDS encoding ChuX/HutX family heme-like substrate-binding protein, giving the protein MSANLKEFLEACENLGTLRLIVTSSAAVLEVRGPLTKLFYAELPKGKYANMHTDIFEFHLNMDAIKQVKFETGESKRGNFTTYAIRFLDEKNEPALSAFLQWGKPGEYEPGQVEAWQSLQEKYGEVWEPVPVDSV; this is encoded by the coding sequence ATGAGCGCTAATCTGAAAGAATTTTTGGAAGCCTGTGAAAATTTAGGAACACTCCGCCTAATTGTTACTAGCAGCGCTGCTGTTTTGGAAGTACGCGGTCCACTTACCAAGCTGTTTTATGCAGAATTGCCTAAAGGTAAGTACGCTAATATGCACACCGATATATTCGAGTTTCATCTGAATATGGATGCTATCAAGCAGGTAAAATTTGAGACGGGCGAATCAAAACGGGGCAACTTTACTACCTATGCAATTCGCTTTCTGGATGAGAAAAATGAACCCGCCTTGAGTGCATTTCTCCAGTGGGGCAAACCGGGAGAATACGAACCAGGACAAGTAGAAGCATGGCAGTCTCTTCAGGAGAAATATGGAGAAGTGTGGGAACCAGTACCCGTTGACTCGGTGTAG
- the rimP gene encoding ribosome maturation factor RimP — MTHPLIPQVIDLATPVAEALGLEVVGAVFHTNQRPPVLRVDIRNSETDTGLDDCERMSRALEAALDAADFVPDAYVLEISSPGISRQLTTDREFISFKGFPVIVTTSEPYEGQQEWTGQLIRRDEEGVYLNQKGRAIAIPRQMVSRVHLDEKR, encoded by the coding sequence ATGACTCATCCCTTGATCCCACAAGTTATTGATTTAGCAACGCCGGTGGCAGAAGCCTTGGGCTTGGAAGTAGTCGGGGCGGTTTTTCACACCAACCAACGACCCCCCGTACTGCGCGTGGACATCCGGAATAGCGAAACTGACACAGGGCTGGATGACTGCGAACGAATGAGTCGGGCATTGGAGGCTGCTTTGGATGCGGCGGATTTCGTTCCTGATGCCTATGTCCTAGAAATTTCTAGTCCCGGTATTTCGCGCCAGTTGACGACAGATCGGGAATTCATCTCCTTCAAGGGATTTCCCGTCATTGTCACCACATCCGAACCCTACGAAGGTCAGCAAGAGTGGACGGGGCAACTGATTCGTCGGGATGAAGAGGGTGTTTACCTCAACCAAAAGGGTCGCGCGATCGCCATTCCCCGCCAAATGGTGAGCCGAGTGCATCTGGATGAGAAACGGTAA
- a CDS encoding peptidoglycan-binding protein, with the protein MWNRFGMPLAAVITITASLVSYQVAIAERSRDYTPREFRSLLRGFGYNVTIGDTLTDDATTRAIREFQQGYKLTPVDATAGPKTQDFAANIVRILQANLNLVVKPNPLLPRNQFYGPRTEDAIRQFQRQFNLPVTGIATLPVRQRLDQEARRILGFEQQSPAPASTPTPESAPEPTLAPSPTPSPAPTPRATPTPSPAPRSAPSPSPSPRPAPSPSPSPRPAPSPSPSPRPTPSPSPAPSPSPAPSPSPSPSS; encoded by the coding sequence ATGTGGAATAGGTTTGGAATGCCTTTAGCTGCGGTGATAACCATAACCGCCAGCTTAGTCAGTTATCAAGTAGCTATAGCCGAACGCAGCCGCGATTACACGCCAAGGGAATTTCGTTCCTTGTTGCGCGGCTTTGGGTATAACGTCACGATTGGAGATACTTTGACGGATGACGCCACGACAAGGGCTATCCGCGAGTTTCAGCAGGGATATAAGCTAACACCTGTTGATGCTACAGCGGGCCCGAAGACACAAGATTTTGCCGCAAATATCGTTAGAATTCTTCAGGCAAACTTGAATCTTGTCGTTAAGCCAAATCCGCTCCTTCCCCGTAATCAGTTTTATGGCCCGCGCACTGAAGATGCTATCAGGCAGTTTCAGAGACAATTTAATTTGCCGGTAACTGGCATTGCTACGTTACCAGTTCGTCAGAGACTCGACCAAGAAGCAAGAAGAATCCTCGGATTTGAACAGCAATCGCCAGCGCCAGCGTCAACACCAACACCAGAATCAGCGCCAGAACCAACACTAGCGCCATCGCCAACGCCGAGTCCCGCGCCAACGCCCCGCGCCACCCCAACGCCGAGTCCCGCGCCAAGGTCAGCTCCGAGTCCTAGCCCATCGCCAAGACCGGCTCCGAGTCCTAGCCCATCGCCAAGACCGGCTCCGAGTCCTAGCCCATCGCCAAGACCGACTCCGAGTCCATCACCAGCTCCGAGTCCATCTCCGGCTCCCAGTCCAAGTCCATCGCCTTCAAGCTGA
- a CDS encoding malic enzyme-like NAD(P)-binding protein: MVNLTPNSSFSLTIRLQIPNRTGMLASITTAIASVGGNIGQISLIERTRNIVVREITVDAASTEHTEQIVQAVKGLPDVKVIDVYDCTFNLHRGGKIMMQSKIPLKSQADLAMAYTPGVGRICMAIANNPEQVHTLTIKQNTVAIVTDGSAVLGLGNLGAAASLPVMEGKAMLFKEFAGIDAFPICLETQDTEEIIRTVKNIAPVFGGVNLEDIAAPRCFEIEARLRQELDIPVFHDDQHGTAIVSLAALINALKLVKKSLADVRIVINGAGAAGVAIARLLKKAGAQSIWMCDSKGILSSQRADLTPEKREFAVEASGNLADAMQQADVFLGVSAPGVVTPEMVRSMAKDPIVFAMANPIPEIQPELVTDDVAVMATGRSDYPNQINNVLAFPGVFRGALDCRAETITTTMYLEAAYAIASLVKPSDLDRENIIPSVFDPRVVNAVAGAVQAAARQEGIARH; this comes from the coding sequence ATGGTCAACCTAACACCCAACTCTAGCTTCAGTTTAACGATTCGCCTCCAGATTCCCAATCGCACTGGGATGTTAGCAAGCATCACCACTGCGATCGCTAGTGTCGGCGGTAACATAGGTCAAATTAGTTTAATCGAGCGGACTCGCAACATCGTGGTGCGAGAAATCACCGTTGATGCCGCCAGTACCGAACACACCGAACAAATCGTGCAAGCCGTGAAAGGATTGCCAGATGTCAAGGTGATTGATGTCTACGACTGCACCTTTAACTTGCACCGCGGCGGCAAAATCATGATGCAGAGTAAGATTCCGCTGAAAAGTCAAGCCGATTTAGCAATGGCTTACACTCCCGGCGTCGGTCGCATCTGTATGGCGATCGCAAATAATCCCGAACAGGTTCACACCCTCACAATTAAACAAAACACGGTTGCGATTGTTACCGATGGCAGTGCCGTACTGGGATTGGGCAACTTGGGCGCAGCCGCATCGTTGCCGGTAATGGAAGGCAAAGCGATGTTATTTAAAGAATTTGCCGGGATTGATGCCTTTCCGATTTGCCTGGAGACCCAAGACACGGAGGAAATTATCCGCACGGTAAAAAATATTGCCCCAGTCTTTGGCGGCGTTAACTTGGAAGATATTGCCGCCCCCCGTTGTTTCGAGATTGAAGCGCGACTGCGGCAGGAACTCGATATTCCGGTGTTTCATGACGATCAACATGGCACCGCAATTGTTAGCCTTGCGGCATTAATTAACGCCCTCAAGTTAGTGAAAAAATCCTTAGCGGATGTCCGAATTGTGATTAATGGCGCGGGTGCTGCTGGGGTTGCGATCGCTCGTTTGCTCAAGAAAGCGGGTGCCCAATCCATCTGGATGTGCGATTCCAAAGGCATCCTCTCTAGCCAACGCGCCGACCTCACCCCGGAAAAGCGAGAATTTGCTGTTGAAGCCAGCGGTAACTTGGCAGATGCCATGCAGCAAGCTGATGTCTTCTTAGGCGTCAGTGCGCCGGGAGTTGTAACGCCGGAAATGGTGCGTTCGATGGCAAAAGATCCGATTGTCTTTGCAATGGCGAATCCCATTCCTGAAATTCAGCCGGAATTAGTCACAGACGATGTCGCGGTCATGGCAACCGGACGCAGCGACTACCCGAATCAAATTAACAACGTCCTCGCCTTCCCCGGCGTTTTTCGTGGGGCGCTCGATTGTCGTGCAGAGACTATTACGACCACGATGTATCTAGAAGCCGCTTACGCGATCGCTTCTTTAGTCAAACCCTCCGACCTCGACCGGGAAAACATCATTCCCTCCGTGTTCGACCCGCGCGTTGTCAATGCCGTCGCCGGTGCCGTGCAAGCCGCCGCCCGTCAAGAGGGCATCGCCCGCCACTAA